A single region of the Sorghum bicolor cultivar BTx623 chromosome 7, Sorghum_bicolor_NCBIv3, whole genome shotgun sequence genome encodes:
- the LOC8067034 gene encoding protein ABHD17B — MGGVTSSVASKMAFFPPDPPSYGVANEEDEPAAASVEDASSRKVATRRVVMTGVRWSVGVEARRVRTRRGSEIIAVYVRHPGASLTVLFSHGNAADLGKMYGIFVELSARLHVNLMGYDYSGYGRSSGKPSEANTFADIEAAYKCLVDVYGTREEDIVLYGQSVGSGPTLDLAVRFHRVRAVVLHSPILSGLRVMYSVKKTYWFDIYKNIDKIPHVKCPVLVIHGTKDDVVDCSHGKRLYELCQHKYEPLWIEGGDHGNLEKFPVYIRHLKKFLSTIKKLPSEKDAAAEHETWAAENRAQPDSETISETPSRMISRRLEPSKKSTIHEDPTLSTEHVDKRRRSTGHREKARSSTDRRSRRSVDCFDSILEHEQQEKPRKSFDRIGEKIRAMGLCNVDCFKEPPDSAELSRGR, encoded by the exons atGGGTGGAGTGACTTCGTCCGTGGCCTCCAAGATGGCGTTCTTCCCTCCCGACCCGCCGTCTTACGGCGTGGCCAACGAGGAGGACGAGCCAGCGGCGGCGTCGGTGGAGGATGCGTCGTCGCGTAAGGTGGCAACCAGGAGGGTGGTGATGACGGGCGTGCGGTGGAGCGTGGGCGTGGAGGCGAGGCGGGTGCGGACGCGGCGGGGCTCGGAGATCATCGCCGTGTACGTCCGGCACCCCGGCGCCAGCCTCACCGTCCTCTTCTCCCACGGCAACGCCGCCGACCTCGGCAAGATGTACGGGATCTTCGTCGAGCTCAGCGCACGACTCCACGTCAACCTCATGGG GTATGATTACTCTGGTTATGGGCGGTCATCAGGCAAG CCAAGTGAAGCTAATACCTTTGCTGACATAGAGGCTGCATACAAGTGCCTTGTGGACGTTTATGGAACTAGGGAAGAAGACATTGTTCTGTATGGTCAGTCTGTTGGCAGCGGACCAACCCTCGATTTAGCTGTTCGTTTCCATCGCGTAAGAGCTGTGGTTCTGCACAGTCCAATCCTGTCTGGATTGCGTGTCATGTATTCTGTGAAGAAAACATACTGGTTTGACATATACAAG AACATCGACAAAATCCCGCATGTTAAATGCCCAGTTCTGGTTATCCAT GGCACAAAAGATGACGTCGTGGACTGCTCCCATGGGAAGCGGCTCTATGAGCTGTGCCAACACAAGTATGAGCCTCTGTGGATCGAGGGAGGCGACCATGGCAACCTGGAGAAATTCCCGGTGTACATACGACATCTGAAGAAGTTTTTATCGACCATAAAGAAGCTGCCATCTGAAAAAGATGCCGCAGCTGAGCATGAGACATGGGCAGCTGAAAACAGAGCGCAGCCTGACAGTGAAACCATCTCCGAGACTCCTTCTCGCATGATCTCGCGAAGGCTAGAGCCGTCGAAGAAGAGCACGATCCATGAGGACCCTACGCTGAGCACGGAGCATGTAGATAAGCGCAGGCGAAGCACGGGCCACAGGGAGAAGGCGAGGTCCAGCACAGATAGGAGATCCAGGAGGAGCGTGGACTGCTTCGACAGCATCCTCGAACATGAGCAACAGGAAAAGCCAAGGAAAAGCTTTGATAG GATCGGAGAGAAGATTAGAGCCATGGGTCTGTGCAATGTCGACTGCTTCAAAGAGCCTCCAGACAGCGCTGAGCTCAGCCGAGGTCGATGA
- the LOC8067035 gene encoding heat shock protein 90-5, chloroplastic isoform X1, with protein sequence MAPALSGTLGASSVAALRPCAGRRAPSAATSVAPRGSGVARCARGLRWEAHRSRGRSLRVRCDAAVAEKPAGEEAAGEQFEYQAEVSRLMDLIVHSLYSHKEVFLRELVSNASDALDKLRFLGVTDSSLLADGGELEIRIKPDPDAGTITITDTGVGMTKDELKDCLGTIAQSGTSKFLKALKENKDLGADNGLIGQFGVGFYSAFLVAEKIVVSTKSPKSDKQYVWEAVADSSSYIIKEETDPEKMLTRGTQITLFLRSDDKYEFADPSRIQGLVKNYSQFVSFPIYTWQEKSRTVEVEEDEEPKEGEEATEGEKKKKKKTVTEKYWDWELANETKPIWMRNPKEIENTEYNEFYKKTFNEFLDPLAHTHFTTEGEVEFRSVLYVPGMAPLSNEEIMNPKTKNIRLYVKRVFISDDFDGELVHYLSMLINSTIHRLRWNELLILACILQFPRYLSFVKGVVDSNDLPLNVSREILQESRIVRIMRKRLVRKTFDMIEEIAEKEDKEDYKKFWESFGKFIKLGCIEDTGNHKRLAPLLRFHSSKNEGDTISLDQYVESMPESQKAIYYIATDSLQSAKTAPFLEKLVQKDIEVLYLIEPIDEVAIQNLQTYKEKKFVDISKEDLELGDEEEETKETKQEFTLLCDWVKQQLGDKVAKVQISKRLSSSPCVLVSGKFGWSANMERLMKAQTLGDTSSLEFMRGRRIFEINPDHPIIKDLSAACKNEPDSTEAKRAVELLYEAALISSGYTPESPAELGGKIYEMMAIALGGRWGRSDMEETETSMSEASAESDSSEGTVTEVIEPSEVRPESDPWRD encoded by the exons ATGGCGCCGGCTTTGAGCGGGACTCTGGGCGCGTCGTCGGTGGCGGCGCTACGGCCCTGCGCGGGAAGGAGGGCGCCCTCCGCCGCGACCTCGGTTGCTCCGCGGGGGAGTGGGGTGGCGAGGTGCGCCAGAGGTCTCAGGTGGGAGGCCCACAGGAGCAGGGGGAGGTCGCTCAGGGTGAGGTGCGATGCGGCCGTCGCCGAAAAGCCCGCCGGGGAGGAGGCGGCTGGGGAGCAGTTCGAGTACCAGGCGGAG GTGAGCCGGTTAATGGATTTGATCGTCCATAGTCTGTACAGTCATAAGGAGGTATTTCTCCGCGAGCTTGTTAG CAACGCGAGTGATGCATTGGATAAACTGAGGTTCCTTGGCGTGACTGATTCTTCTTTGCTTGCTGACGGTGGTGAGCTGGAAATAAGGATTAAGCCTGACCCTGATGCTGGGACGATTACTATCAC TGACACTGGTGTTGGTATGACTAAAGATGAGCTCAAGGACTGCCTTGGTACCATTGCTCAGAGTGGCACCTCAAAATTTCTGAAGGCCCTCAAG GAAAACAAAGACCTTGGGGCGGACAATGGTCTAATTGGTCAGTTTGGTGTTGGGTTTTACTCAGCTTTTCTTGTTGCAGAGAAG ATTGTGGTGTCCACCAAGAGTCCAAAATCAGATAAACAGTATGTGTGGGAAGCTGTCGCTGACAGTAGCTCTTATATCATCAAGGAAGAGACTGATCCTGAGAAAATGCTTACACGTGGAACTCAGATTACTCTGTTTCTAAGG TCTGATGATAAGTACGAGTTTGCGGACCCTTCAAGGATTCAAGGCTTAGTAAAAAACTACTCTCAGTTTGTGTCTTTCCCCATATACACATGGCAGGAGAAATCAAGAACTGTTGAG GTTGAAGAGGACGAAGAGCCGAAAGAAGGTGAAGAGGCAACAGAG ggtgagaaaaagaaaaagaagaagactgTTACTGAGAAATATTGGGACTGGGAACTAGCCAATGAAACAAAACCCATATGG ATGAGAAATCCAAAGGAAATTGAGAACACCGAATACAATGAGTTCTATAAGAAGACATTCAATGAGTTTTTGGACCCCCTTGCCCACACTCACTTCACAACAGAG GGTGAGGTGGAATTCAGGAGTGTTCTTTATGTTCCAGGCATGGCACCGCTTAGTAATGAGGAGATAATGAATCCCAAGACCAAAAATATCCGGCTATATGTTAAAAGAGTCTTCATCTCTGATGACTTTGATGGTGAACTGGTACACTATCTTTCAATGCTAATAAATTCTACTATCCATCGATTGAGATGGAATGAATTATTGATTTTAGCATGCATCTTGCAGTTTCCAAGATACTTGAGCTTTGTTAAAGGTGTGGTGGATTCAAATGACCTTCCCCTCAATGTTTCTCGGGAGATTCTTCAAGAAAGTCGAATT GTAAGAATTATGCGCAAGCGACTTGTCAGGAAGACatttgatatgattgaagagattgccGAAAAGGAAGATAAGGAG GATTATAAGAAGTTTTGGGAGAGCTTTGGCAAGTTTATTAAGCTTGGTTGCATTGAGGACACAGGGAATCACAAGCGCCTTGCTCCATTGTTGCGCTTCCACTCTTCTAAAAATGAGGGAGACACGATAAGTCTTGATCAATATGTAGAGAGCATGCCTGAAAGTCAAAAGGCAATCTACTACATCGCTACAGATAGTCTCCAGAGCGCAAAGACTGCTCCTTTCTTGGAAAAGCTGGTCCAGAAAGATATTGAA GTTCTCTACCTTATTGAGCCAATAGATGAGGTTGCCATTCAGAACTTGCAGACCTACAAAGAGAAGAAATTTGTGGATATCAGCAAAGAGGATTTGGAATTGG GTGATGAAGAGGAAGAGACTAAAGAAACCAAGCAGGAGTTTACTCTCCTATGTGATTGGGTTAAACAACAGCTTGGTGACAAGGTTGCGAAGGTCCAAATATCGAAGCGTTTAAGTTCATCTCCATGTGTTCTTGTATCTGGCAAGTTCGGTTGGTCCGCTAATATGGAAAG GCTCATGAAGGCTCAAACACTTGGTGACACATCAAGCTTGGAATTCATGAGGGGAAGAAGGATTTTCGAAATCAACCCTGACCACCCAATTATCAAGGATTTGAGT GCTGCTTGCAAAAATGAGCCCGATAGCACAGAAGCCAAGAGGGCTGTTGAGCTCCTATATGAGGCTGCTTTAATCTCAAGTGGATATACT CCAGAGAGTCCAGCAGAGTTGGGTGGCAAGATCTATGAGATGATGGCGATTGCCCTCGGTGGGAGATGGGGAAGGTCCGACATGGAGGAGACTGAGACATCAATGAGTGAGGCCAGCGCAGAGTCAGACTCATCTGAAGGCACCGTAACAGAGGTGATTGAGCCCTCAGAAGTTAGACCCGAGAGCGACCCATGGAGGGATTAG
- the LOC8067035 gene encoding heat shock protein 90-5, chloroplastic isoform X2: MAPALSGTLGASSVAALRPCAGRRAPSAATSVAPRGSGVARCARGLRWEAHRSRGRSLRVRCDAAVAEKPAGEEAAGEQFEYQAEVSRLMDLIVHSLYSHKEVFLRELVSNASDALDKLRFLGVTDSSLLADGGELEIRIKPDPDAGTITITDTGVGMTKDELKDCLGTIAQSGTSKFLKALKENKDLGADNGLIGQFGVGFYSAFLVAEKIVVSTKSPKSDKQYVWEAVADSSSYIIKEETDPEKMLTRGTQITLFLRSDDKYEFADPSRIQGLVKNYSQFVSFPIYTWQEKSRTVEVEEDEEPKEGEEATEGEKKKKKKTVTEKYWDWELANETKPIWMRNPKEIENTEYNEFYKKTFNEFLDPLAHTHFTTEGEVEFRSVLYVPGMAPLSNEEIMNPKTKNIRLYVKRVFISDDFDGELFPRYLSFVKGVVDSNDLPLNVSREILQESRIVRIMRKRLVRKTFDMIEEIAEKEDKEDYKKFWESFGKFIKLGCIEDTGNHKRLAPLLRFHSSKNEGDTISLDQYVESMPESQKAIYYIATDSLQSAKTAPFLEKLVQKDIEVLYLIEPIDEVAIQNLQTYKEKKFVDISKEDLELGDEEEETKETKQEFTLLCDWVKQQLGDKVAKVQISKRLSSSPCVLVSGKFGWSANMERLMKAQTLGDTSSLEFMRGRRIFEINPDHPIIKDLSAACKNEPDSTEAKRAVELLYEAALISSGYTPESPAELGGKIYEMMAIALGGRWGRSDMEETETSMSEASAESDSSEGTVTEVIEPSEVRPESDPWRD; the protein is encoded by the exons ATGGCGCCGGCTTTGAGCGGGACTCTGGGCGCGTCGTCGGTGGCGGCGCTACGGCCCTGCGCGGGAAGGAGGGCGCCCTCCGCCGCGACCTCGGTTGCTCCGCGGGGGAGTGGGGTGGCGAGGTGCGCCAGAGGTCTCAGGTGGGAGGCCCACAGGAGCAGGGGGAGGTCGCTCAGGGTGAGGTGCGATGCGGCCGTCGCCGAAAAGCCCGCCGGGGAGGAGGCGGCTGGGGAGCAGTTCGAGTACCAGGCGGAG GTGAGCCGGTTAATGGATTTGATCGTCCATAGTCTGTACAGTCATAAGGAGGTATTTCTCCGCGAGCTTGTTAG CAACGCGAGTGATGCATTGGATAAACTGAGGTTCCTTGGCGTGACTGATTCTTCTTTGCTTGCTGACGGTGGTGAGCTGGAAATAAGGATTAAGCCTGACCCTGATGCTGGGACGATTACTATCAC TGACACTGGTGTTGGTATGACTAAAGATGAGCTCAAGGACTGCCTTGGTACCATTGCTCAGAGTGGCACCTCAAAATTTCTGAAGGCCCTCAAG GAAAACAAAGACCTTGGGGCGGACAATGGTCTAATTGGTCAGTTTGGTGTTGGGTTTTACTCAGCTTTTCTTGTTGCAGAGAAG ATTGTGGTGTCCACCAAGAGTCCAAAATCAGATAAACAGTATGTGTGGGAAGCTGTCGCTGACAGTAGCTCTTATATCATCAAGGAAGAGACTGATCCTGAGAAAATGCTTACACGTGGAACTCAGATTACTCTGTTTCTAAGG TCTGATGATAAGTACGAGTTTGCGGACCCTTCAAGGATTCAAGGCTTAGTAAAAAACTACTCTCAGTTTGTGTCTTTCCCCATATACACATGGCAGGAGAAATCAAGAACTGTTGAG GTTGAAGAGGACGAAGAGCCGAAAGAAGGTGAAGAGGCAACAGAG ggtgagaaaaagaaaaagaagaagactgTTACTGAGAAATATTGGGACTGGGAACTAGCCAATGAAACAAAACCCATATGG ATGAGAAATCCAAAGGAAATTGAGAACACCGAATACAATGAGTTCTATAAGAAGACATTCAATGAGTTTTTGGACCCCCTTGCCCACACTCACTTCACAACAGAG GGTGAGGTGGAATTCAGGAGTGTTCTTTATGTTCCAGGCATGGCACCGCTTAGTAATGAGGAGATAATGAATCCCAAGACCAAAAATATCCGGCTATATGTTAAAAGAGTCTTCATCTCTGATGACTTTGATGGTGAACTG TTTCCAAGATACTTGAGCTTTGTTAAAGGTGTGGTGGATTCAAATGACCTTCCCCTCAATGTTTCTCGGGAGATTCTTCAAGAAAGTCGAATT GTAAGAATTATGCGCAAGCGACTTGTCAGGAAGACatttgatatgattgaagagattgccGAAAAGGAAGATAAGGAG GATTATAAGAAGTTTTGGGAGAGCTTTGGCAAGTTTATTAAGCTTGGTTGCATTGAGGACACAGGGAATCACAAGCGCCTTGCTCCATTGTTGCGCTTCCACTCTTCTAAAAATGAGGGAGACACGATAAGTCTTGATCAATATGTAGAGAGCATGCCTGAAAGTCAAAAGGCAATCTACTACATCGCTACAGATAGTCTCCAGAGCGCAAAGACTGCTCCTTTCTTGGAAAAGCTGGTCCAGAAAGATATTGAA GTTCTCTACCTTATTGAGCCAATAGATGAGGTTGCCATTCAGAACTTGCAGACCTACAAAGAGAAGAAATTTGTGGATATCAGCAAAGAGGATTTGGAATTGG GTGATGAAGAGGAAGAGACTAAAGAAACCAAGCAGGAGTTTACTCTCCTATGTGATTGGGTTAAACAACAGCTTGGTGACAAGGTTGCGAAGGTCCAAATATCGAAGCGTTTAAGTTCATCTCCATGTGTTCTTGTATCTGGCAAGTTCGGTTGGTCCGCTAATATGGAAAG GCTCATGAAGGCTCAAACACTTGGTGACACATCAAGCTTGGAATTCATGAGGGGAAGAAGGATTTTCGAAATCAACCCTGACCACCCAATTATCAAGGATTTGAGT GCTGCTTGCAAAAATGAGCCCGATAGCACAGAAGCCAAGAGGGCTGTTGAGCTCCTATATGAGGCTGCTTTAATCTCAAGTGGATATACT CCAGAGAGTCCAGCAGAGTTGGGTGGCAAGATCTATGAGATGATGGCGATTGCCCTCGGTGGGAGATGGGGAAGGTCCGACATGGAGGAGACTGAGACATCAATGAGTGAGGCCAGCGCAGAGTCAGACTCATCTGAAGGCACCGTAACAGAGGTGATTGAGCCCTCAGAAGTTAGACCCGAGAGCGACCCATGGAGGGATTAG
- the LOC8067036 gene encoding transcription factor bHLH49 isoform X3, protein MDSFAWASVSQAAGLAGGSAVVSDGRSGGLLPPPMLGLQLPSPAALEHFMDPGLVQLAMRSSYITSEEHPLQATTGSGNGEPGFGGGGDAPSAEACSSRVPEPDSNSNKRKRSNESQDVLGMIGTDQDQGMPSVDSSKERGEDDAKGKEETPPATRKKKGKGASAADGESESYIHVRARKGQATNRHSLAERLRREKISERMKLLQDLVPGCTKVTGKAVMLDEIINYVQSLQRQVEFLSMKLAAVNPQLGLNIKQLLSKDLFRAPSGPSSSSAHLGFSFSHEMMPILPPMSRSGVLPGGVHGLANSDGFRTAMEEQLNGKDSIADHVSQSQMPLTLDGSFHHNAAQTAVYGATVGPEHLGMRSDQDRFHM, encoded by the exons atggATTCATTTGCATGGGCGTCGGTGTCTCAGGCTGCGGGGCTAGCCGGCGGCAGCGCCGTCGTCTCCGACGGGAGAAGCGGGGGACTCTTGCCGCCGCCGATGCTCGGGCTCCAGCTCCCGTCACCGGCCGCTCTCGAGCACTTCATGGACCCCGGCCTAGTCCAGCTGGCCATGCGCTCCTCGTACATCACCTCCGAGGAACACCCACTGCAAGCCACCACCGGCAGTGGCAACGGCGAGCCGGGgtttggcggcggcggcgacgcgccGAGCGCCGAGGCCTGCTCGTCCAGGGTACCGGAGCCGGActccaactccaacaaaaggaAGCGATCGAACGAG TCGCAGGACGTTCTTGGGATGATTGGGACGGATCAAGATCAAGGGATGCCGTCCGTGGATTCTTCCAAGGAGCGTGGCGAGGACGACGCCAAAGGCAAGGAGGAGACGCCGCCGGCGACGCGCAAGAAGAAAGGGAAGGGAGCTTCGGCCGCCGACGGCGAGTCGGAGTCGTACATCCATGTCAGGGCCCGGAAGGGGCAGGCAACCAACAGGCATAGCCTCGCAGAGAGG CTGAGAAGGGAGAAGATCAGTGAGAGGATgaagcttctgcaagaccttgTTCCTGGTTGCACTAAA GTAACTGGGAAGGCGGTGATGCTGGACGAGATCATCAATTATGTCCAGTCCCTGCAAAGGCAAGTGGAG TTCTTATCCATGAAGCTTGCTGCGGTCAATCCACAGCTCGGCCTCAACATAAAACAGCTTCTGTCGAAAGAT CTTTTTCGCGCCCCCAGTGGTCCTTCAAGCTCATCTGCTCACCTGGGATTCTCGTTCTCCCACGAAATGATGCCCATACTACCACCAATGTCACGGTCGGGTGTGCTCCCAGGAGGCGTTCATGGCTTGGCCAATTCAGATGGGTTCAGAACAGCCATGGAGGAGCAACTAAACGGCAAAGACTCCATCGCAGATCATGTCTCTCAGTCTCAG ATGCCTCTCACCTTGGATGGATCGTTCCACCACAATGCAGCGCAAACAGCGGTTTACGGGGCGACTGTCGGTCCAGAGCATCTGGGCATGAGGTCTGATCAGGATCGGTTTCATATGTGA
- the LOC8067036 gene encoding transcription factor bHLH49 isoform X1 — protein sequence MDSFAWASVSQAAGLAGGSAVVSDGRSGGLLPPPMLGLQLPSPAALEHFMDPGLVQLAMRSSYITSEEHPLQATTGSGNGEPGFGGGGDAPSAEACSSRVPEPDSNSNKRKRSNESQDVLGMIGTDQDQGMPSVDSSKERGEDDAKGKEETPPATRKKKGKGASAADGESESYIHVRARKGQATNRHSLAERLRREKISERMKLLQDLVPGCTKVTGKAVMLDEIINYVQSLQRQVEFLSMKLAAVNPQLGLNIKQLLSKDLFRAPSGPSSSSAHLGFSFSHEMMPILPPMSRSGVLPGGVHGLANSDGFRTAMEEQLNGKDSIADHVSQSQPLQQMPLTLDGSFHHNAAQTAVYGATVGPEHLGMRSDQDRFHM from the exons atggATTCATTTGCATGGGCGTCGGTGTCTCAGGCTGCGGGGCTAGCCGGCGGCAGCGCCGTCGTCTCCGACGGGAGAAGCGGGGGACTCTTGCCGCCGCCGATGCTCGGGCTCCAGCTCCCGTCACCGGCCGCTCTCGAGCACTTCATGGACCCCGGCCTAGTCCAGCTGGCCATGCGCTCCTCGTACATCACCTCCGAGGAACACCCACTGCAAGCCACCACCGGCAGTGGCAACGGCGAGCCGGGgtttggcggcggcggcgacgcgccGAGCGCCGAGGCCTGCTCGTCCAGGGTACCGGAGCCGGActccaactccaacaaaaggaAGCGATCGAACGAG TCGCAGGACGTTCTTGGGATGATTGGGACGGATCAAGATCAAGGGATGCCGTCCGTGGATTCTTCCAAGGAGCGTGGCGAGGACGACGCCAAAGGCAAGGAGGAGACGCCGCCGGCGACGCGCAAGAAGAAAGGGAAGGGAGCTTCGGCCGCCGACGGCGAGTCGGAGTCGTACATCCATGTCAGGGCCCGGAAGGGGCAGGCAACCAACAGGCATAGCCTCGCAGAGAGG CTGAGAAGGGAGAAGATCAGTGAGAGGATgaagcttctgcaagaccttgTTCCTGGTTGCACTAAA GTAACTGGGAAGGCGGTGATGCTGGACGAGATCATCAATTATGTCCAGTCCCTGCAAAGGCAAGTGGAG TTCTTATCCATGAAGCTTGCTGCGGTCAATCCACAGCTCGGCCTCAACATAAAACAGCTTCTGTCGAAAGAT CTTTTTCGCGCCCCCAGTGGTCCTTCAAGCTCATCTGCTCACCTGGGATTCTCGTTCTCCCACGAAATGATGCCCATACTACCACCAATGTCACGGTCGGGTGTGCTCCCAGGAGGCGTTCATGGCTTGGCCAATTCAGATGGGTTCAGAACAGCCATGGAGGAGCAACTAAACGGCAAAGACTCCATCGCAGATCATGTCTCTCAGTCTCAG CCTCTCCAGCAGATGCCTCTCACCTTGGATGGATCGTTCCACCACAATGCAGCGCAAACAGCGGTTTACGGGGCGACTGTCGGTCCAGAGCATCTGGGCATGAGGTCTGATCAGGATCGGTTTCATATGTGA
- the LOC8067036 gene encoding transcription factor bHLH49 isoform X2 has translation MDSFAWASVSQAAGLAGGSAVVSDGRSGGLLPPPMLGLQLPSPAALEHFMDPGLVQLAMRSSYITSEEHPLQATTGSGNGEPGFGGGGDAPSAEACSSRVPEPDSNSNKRKRSNESQDVLGMIGTDQDQGMPSVDSSKERGEDDAKGKEETPPATRKKKGKGASAADGESESYIHVRARKGQATNRHSLAERLRREKISERMKLLQDLVPGCTKVTGKAVMLDEIINYVQSLQRQVEFLSMKLAAVNPQLGLNIKQLLSKDLFRAPSGPSSSSAHLGFSFSHEMMPILPPMSRSGVLPGGVHGLANSDGFRTAMEEQLNGKDSIADHVSQSQQMPLTLDGSFHHNAAQTAVYGATVGPEHLGMRSDQDRFHM, from the exons atggATTCATTTGCATGGGCGTCGGTGTCTCAGGCTGCGGGGCTAGCCGGCGGCAGCGCCGTCGTCTCCGACGGGAGAAGCGGGGGACTCTTGCCGCCGCCGATGCTCGGGCTCCAGCTCCCGTCACCGGCCGCTCTCGAGCACTTCATGGACCCCGGCCTAGTCCAGCTGGCCATGCGCTCCTCGTACATCACCTCCGAGGAACACCCACTGCAAGCCACCACCGGCAGTGGCAACGGCGAGCCGGGgtttggcggcggcggcgacgcgccGAGCGCCGAGGCCTGCTCGTCCAGGGTACCGGAGCCGGActccaactccaacaaaaggaAGCGATCGAACGAG TCGCAGGACGTTCTTGGGATGATTGGGACGGATCAAGATCAAGGGATGCCGTCCGTGGATTCTTCCAAGGAGCGTGGCGAGGACGACGCCAAAGGCAAGGAGGAGACGCCGCCGGCGACGCGCAAGAAGAAAGGGAAGGGAGCTTCGGCCGCCGACGGCGAGTCGGAGTCGTACATCCATGTCAGGGCCCGGAAGGGGCAGGCAACCAACAGGCATAGCCTCGCAGAGAGG CTGAGAAGGGAGAAGATCAGTGAGAGGATgaagcttctgcaagaccttgTTCCTGGTTGCACTAAA GTAACTGGGAAGGCGGTGATGCTGGACGAGATCATCAATTATGTCCAGTCCCTGCAAAGGCAAGTGGAG TTCTTATCCATGAAGCTTGCTGCGGTCAATCCACAGCTCGGCCTCAACATAAAACAGCTTCTGTCGAAAGAT CTTTTTCGCGCCCCCAGTGGTCCTTCAAGCTCATCTGCTCACCTGGGATTCTCGTTCTCCCACGAAATGATGCCCATACTACCACCAATGTCACGGTCGGGTGTGCTCCCAGGAGGCGTTCATGGCTTGGCCAATTCAGATGGGTTCAGAACAGCCATGGAGGAGCAACTAAACGGCAAAGACTCCATCGCAGATCATGTCTCTCAGTCTCAG CAGATGCCTCTCACCTTGGATGGATCGTTCCACCACAATGCAGCGCAAACAGCGGTTTACGGGGCGACTGTCGGTCCAGAGCATCTGGGCATGAGGTCTGATCAGGATCGGTTTCATATGTGA
- the LOC8055372 gene encoding E3 ubiquitin ligase BIG BROTHER-related, protein MASSSIHIHRPRLAGDEIHRTLEASYSPSASYCSDDAFVPVFRPDPSAPSASASAAVAAAADRVRSLFSSVDVALFRDALFAPVCDGDGDRDGLGFTDADAEAAEYDGDLTSICWDCLEIEDADDPLVASPAAEDFEWEEVVSPSGAAGEAPEPEWEVLADVPPPPATAADAEDGFVYTSHHREEAAAYEVLVAGGEGMFLKNKPPAARSAVEALPSAVVAAGQEGEGDECAVCKDGVAAGQRVKRLPCSHRYHDDCIVPWLQVRNSCPLCRFELPTDDPEYESWKAGRAVAR, encoded by the coding sequence ATGGCTTCCTCGTCGATCCACATCCACCGTCCCcggctcgccggcgacgagatTCACCGGACCCTGGAGGCCTCCTACTCCCCCAGCGCGTCTTACTGCTCCGACGACGCCTTCGTCCCTGTCTTCCGCCCGGATCCGTCCGCCCCGTCCGCGTCCGCGTCGGCGGCGGTGGCTGCGGCGGCCGACCGCGTCCGCAGCCTCTTCAGCTCCGTCGACGTCGCCCTGTTCCGCGACGCGCTCTTCGCTCCCGtgtgcgacggcgacggcgaccgcGACGGCCTCGGGTTCACGGACGCGGACGCGGAGGCGGCAGAGTACGACGGCGATCTCACCTCCATCTGCTGGGATTGCCTCGAGATCGAGGACGCCGACGACCCGCTCGTCGCCTCCCCCGCCGCCGAGGATTTCGAGTGGGAGGAGGTCGTGTCCCCCTCGGGCGCCGCCGGGGAAGCCCCGGAGCCCGAGTGGGAGGTGCTCGCCGACGTGCCCCCGCCGCCCGCCACCGCTGCCGACGCCGAGGACGGGTTTGTGTACACCTCCCACCAcagggaggaggcggcggcgtacGAGGTGCTCGTGGCAGGCGGGGAGGGGATGTTCCTCAAGAACAAGCCCCCGGCCGCCAGATCCGCCGTTGAGGCGCTCCCGTCCGCCGTCGTCGCGGCTGGCCAGGAAGGGGAGGGAGACGAGTGCGCGGTGTGCAAGGATGGAGTCGCCGCCGGCCAGCGCGTCAAGAGGCTGCCGTGCTCGCACCGCTACCACGACGACTGCATCGTGCCGTGGCTCCAGGTGCGCAACTCGTGCCCGCTCTGCCGCTTCGAGCTGCCCACCGACGACCCGGAGTACGAGTCCTGGAAAGCCGGCCGAGCCGTGGCCCGGTGA